Part of the Sulfuricella denitrificans skB26 genome is shown below.
GCAGGATTTGCAGGAACTGGTGCATCACTTTGACGGTGGGCGTTAAGCCACAGGACTGTATATCCAGCGGTTGAGCAGCATTCGGGCTGCGTCGGCGACTTCCGTCGCGGTCAGCCCAATCGGACCGACACCTTGTTCCACCCAATCGTCGGCTGCCGCACCATGCAGGTAAACCGCCAGCAGCAGGGCGGATTGCGGCGTCAGCCGCTGGGCGATCAGAGCAGCGATCATGCCTGACAGCACGTCGCCCATGCCGGCACTGCTCATGCCAGGGTTGCCGGTGGGGTTGACGAACCATTCCCCTTTGGGCGTCGCGCAGATACTGCCGGCGCCTTTCAGTACTACCAGACAGTTAAGGCGTTGTGCGATCAGCGTCGCGGAATGGACCCGTTCCTGCTGGATGTCGTGGGTGGTGCTGGACAGCAGCCGCGCTGCCTCAGCTGAATGGGGGGTGAGGATAGTGCTGCCCTTGCGGCTTTTCGTCAGTTCCTGCATGTCATCATGGATAGCGAGCAGATTAAGCGCATCGGCATCCAGCACCAGCGGTAATTCTGTTTCCAGTGCCTGCCGAAGCAATTGAACCGCTTGCGGGGATTGCCCCAGGCCGGGGCCGACTGCGAGGCAGTTAAGGTGATCGAGCTGGAAGAGCTTTTCCGGCGCGCACAGCATCAGCTCGGGCTGACCTATGTCCACTGCTGGGGCGGCATCCGCCAGCAGTGCGGCATAGACCCGACCCGCACCCAGCTTGAGCGCGGCGCGTCCGGCCAGCAGCGCCGCACCGCACATTGCGGACGCGCCGCCGAGGATGCCGACGCTGCCGAGCATGCCCTTGTGGCTGTTGCGCGGGCGCGGTTTGAGCGCGGCGGCCACTTCGGTTTTCTCCAGCAGCCAGCCATTGGGCTTGAGCAGGGCGGGTGCATCCAGCTCCAGCGTATCGACATGAATCTGGCCGCAGTAGTCCGGCCCGTAGGCGGTAAGCAGGCCAGGTTTCAGCGCGATGAAGGAAAGGGTGTGGCTGGCGTGGATTGCCGCGCGGAAGGTCTGTCCGGCATCGGCATCCAGCCCGCTGGGAATATCCAGCGCCAGCACCGGCAGGTTCATGCGGTTGATTTCCCTTACCAGTTCCAGATAGCGTCCGCTCAATTCTCGCGCCAGACCGATGCCGAACAGTCCGTCGATCACCATATCCCATTTGCCGTCGGCCGGTATGGCATCGAGCAGTTCGCCACCAATCGCCAGCCAGGCTTGCAGCGCATTTGCCGCATCGGGCGGCAGCTTGGCGGTTTCCCCGATAAAGACGATGTTTACCTTGAACCACCAGGCTTTGAGGTGGCGTGCCGCAACCAGTGCGTCGCCACCGTTATTGCCCGGCCCGGCGATCACCAGCACCGAGGTTTTGCCAGCGAGCAGTTCGCGTGCCAGTTCCGCTGCGGCCATCCCGGCGCGCTCCATCAGGTCGCTGATTCCACTCTCTCGCGCGAGCTGCTCAAGCTGGCGGATTTCGTGGCTGAAGTAAATTGGGGTTTTCATGGGTTATCCTGTTGCCTCAAGACTAGGCTAATAATGGGGCAATTATCCAGCTCAATCAACTGGCCCATCCATTGATCGAAAGAATCTTATTCAGGTGCGCTTCATGGTTTAGCGTTGTGGATGGGCACATTTTTTATTCGATGGTGGTCGCCTAGCCTGAATCAGGCAGGCATAATTCAGTATGATTGTGCCTGCAGGCGCGTGAGAGTGGGCTGGCCAGGCCGAAATACTGCTAGGTTAGATATGCGGATAGGACGTTATACTTCACTTCATATTAAGCGTTGATCAGGAGATTATTTGCATGAAAAAAAATATCAAACCCGCCCATGCTGTCCTGTTGGAGCTGCTTGAAAAGGTGCGCAATAAAGAAGAAATCAAGGAAATTGAACTGTCTTTCAAGCGCGATGTGGCGGCTTCTTTCAAGTTGCTGCGCTACATCAATTCCGCAGGCTTCAGCCTGTCCTGTGAAATTCAATCTATTCGCCATGCCGTGGAAATTCTCGGCTACCAGCAACTGTATCGTTGGGTGACGCTGCTGCTGGTTACCGCCAGTGAAGGCAACACATCTCCTGCATTGATAAAAAAGGCCGTTATTCGGGGTCGTCTGGCAGAATTGCTGGGCAAGGAAATGCTTGGCCCCGCTGACTGCGATAATCTGTTTATCGTCGGTGTGTTCTCGCTGCTCGATGAAATTCTGGAAGTGCCGATGGATCAGGTGCTGGACACCATTCGCCTGCCCGAACCGATTGTCGATGCCCTGCTGCACAGGCAGGGCCTTTACGGACCTTTCCTGGCGCTGGCAGAGGCATGCGAACAAGGGGACGAAGACGAAATCGAAAATCTGGCTTGTTCGCTGCAGTTGGAGGTGGATAAGGTCAGCCAGGATTATCTTTCCGCACAGGCATGGGCTGGGATGCTGGGGTTATAGTCTTCGTGCTGGTCAGGCTTTTTTCGGAAAGGACGATACATTTGTGCGCTTGGCGGCGAAGCCCCTTTCGCTCATGCACTACTCCAGTTGGCAAAATTAGCGGGTGAAAATAAATCGGAATGCTATTCATGCTGTAATTTCGTGTGCATGATAAAGTCTTCAACATGAAATAAATATGTGTCTGGCACAAATGGACATAATTTTGGCAGGACTGGGATAAAGGTTTTCCTGATATGACACCCCCCAAGCAGATCAATATCCTGGCCTTAGTCATACTGGCATGCGGGCTGATGCTGAGTGTGATGATGTGGCGTTATACCTCCCGTATTGTCGTGGAGGATTACCGAAAAGATTTTGATTTTCAGGCGATTCAGGCCGAGGATGCGCTGAAGCGCCGCATTCAGTCCTTTTCCGAGGTGCTCACAGGCTTGCAGTCAGTGTTTGTCTTGGATCAGCATCTGTCGCGCGCGGAATTCCGCCGTGTCGTATTTCATAACGGTTTCCTTGACCGTTATCCCGGCATTACAGTAGCTGGTTACATCCAGGCAGTCCCTGCGGCTGACAAGACTGCCTTCGAACAGCAGGTGAGACAGGACAGGCGCCTCGATCCCGTCGGCTATCCCCATTTCGCCATAAAGCCAGAGGGCGAGCGTGCGGAATATTTCGTGATTACCTATCTGGAGCCGATGGCAGGCAATGAAAAGGCCTTCGGACTGGATGTCGGCAGCGAGTCGGTCAGGCGGGAGGGTGCAGAAAGGGCACGGGATACCGGTGAACCGGCGGCAACCGGCGGCATTACCCTGGTTCAGGAAAACGGCAGCCAGAAGGCATTCTTTTTTATGCCCCCTTGTACCGGATCGGTGTGCCGATCCAGACCGTCGAGCAAAGGCGCGCGGCATTCCTGGGCCTGGCCTATCTCGGTCTGCGCGTGGGCGATCTGGTGAGTAAGTCGATCGGCGAGCGTTTTCTCCACTTGATGGAGGTGGAGATCGAGGATGCACAGTCAGTTCCAGGCTCCGCCGGGGCAGCGTTGTTCGACAGCCGCTTGCAACAAAATAACAACCAGAATGGACTCGGGCCTGGTGACCTGCCGAAGCGGCAGAGCCTGATCAATGTCGGCGGCCGCCAGTGGCGCATTACATTGACCAAAAAGGGAGAAAACTTGGCTGGTCAGGAAGCGACGCTGCCCTGGATCGTGCTGATTGGCGGTGGCATGGTTTCTTTCCTGCTGTTCTGGATCGTATCGGTATTGGGTAACTCGAATCGTCGTGCCACAGCGCTTGCCGAGGAAATGGTGCAAGAGCTACACGAAAGCGAGTCGCGCAGCCGTATCGTGCTCGACAATGTGCTCGACGGCATCATCACCATCAGCGAACAGGGAATCGTCGAATCATTCAACCGGGCGGCAGAGCAGATTTTCGGTTACACGCCTGAAGAAGTGATTGGCGAAAACGTCAAGATGCTGATGCCGGAACCCTACCATAGCCAGCATGACGGTTACCTCAGTAATTTTATCGGTACGGGCGAGAAGAAGATTATCGGCCTCGGTCGTGAGGTGGTCGGGCGGCGGAAGGATGGTTCGACATTTCCGATGGACCTGGCGGTGACCGAAACCTGGCTGAACGGGCGCCGCATTTTTACCGGCATCGTGCGTGACATCAGCCGGCGCAAGCAGGCGGAAGAAGCGTTGTCACGTGCCAGCAGGCTGAACCAGGCGATTCTGGATGGCGCCGATCATTCCATTATTTCCACCGATACCGATGGCATCATCCTGACCTTTAACCAGGCGGCAGAGAAACTGCTCGGCTATCGTGCCGTAGAGCTGGTTGGTAAAACCACACCAGCAATGCTCCATGATCTGGGGGAAGTGCTGGCTCGTGCTCAGGAAATGACTGCGGCGGGAATGGTAGTCGAGCCCGGCTTTGAAGTGTTTGTGGCTCTGGCGCGCCGCGGGCAGGTGGATACTCACGAGTGGAGCTATATTTGCAAGGACGGCAGTCGTATTCCGGTGCTTTTGACGGTGACGGCTCTGCGCGACGAGCAGGGCTTGATCACCGGCTTTATCGGTATTGCCCGGGATATTACCGAGCAAAGAAAGGCCGAACAGGCGCTGCGGGAAAGCAGCGATAGCCTGGCGCGGGCGCAGCAGATCGCCCATCTGGGTAACTGGGACTGGAATATCGAAACCAATGCGCTGCACTGGTCGGACGAGATTTACCGCATTTTCGGCCTGCGGCCGCAGCAGTTCGACGCGACCTACGACACATTCATGCAGTTCGTGCATCCCGAAGACCGCGGGCCGGTTCAGCAGGCGGTAAATAATGCGCTGCGGAGCCCAAACCCTTACAGCATCGATCACCGCATCATTCTGCCCGATGGCACGGAACGGGTGGTGCATGAGCAGGGTGAGGTGATTCTGGACGAATCCGGCAAGCCGGTGCGCATGATAGGCACGGTGCAGGATGTCACCGAACGCAAGAACAATGAGAAGACGTTGCGGAAGTTGTCCCGCGCGGTCGAGCAGAGCCCGGTGTCGGTGGTGATCACCGACGACAGAGGGGATATCGAATACGTTAATGCCAAATTTGCCGAGGTGACTGGCTATTCCGCTGACGAGGCGATTGGCCAGAATCCGCATATTCTGAAATCCGGGCTGACCCCAGACGAAGTTTATCGCACGATGTGGCAAACCCTTCTTGCCGGCGAGGAATGGCGTGGCAGGCTGCATAACC
Proteins encoded:
- a CDS encoding EAL and HDOD domain-containing protein, which produces MKKNIKPAHAVLLELLEKVRNKEEIKEIELSFKRDVAASFKLLRYINSAGFSLSCEIQSIRHAVEILGYQQLYRWVTLLLVTASEGNTSPALIKKAVIRGRLAELLGKEMLGPADCDNLFIVGVFSLLDEILEVPMDQVLDTIRLPEPIVDALLHRQGLYGPFLALAEACEQGDEDEIENLACSLQLEVDKVSQDYLSAQAWAGMLGL
- a CDS encoding bifunctional ADP-dependent NAD(P)H-hydrate dehydratase/NAD(P)H-hydrate epimerase, with amino-acid sequence MKTPIYFSHEIRQLEQLARESGISDLMERAGMAAAELARELLAGKTSVLVIAGPGNNGGDALVAARHLKAWWFKVNIVFIGETAKLPPDAANALQAWLAIGGELLDAIPADGKWDMVIDGLFGIGLARELSGRYLELVREINRMNLPVLALDIPSGLDADAGQTFRAAIHASHTLSFIALKPGLLTAYGPDYCGQIHVDTLELDAPALLKPNGWLLEKTEVAAALKPRPRNSHKGMLGSVGILGGASAMCGAALLAGRAALKLGAGRVYAALLADAAPAVDIGQPELMLCAPEKLFQLDHLNCLAVGPGLGQSPQAVQLLRQALETELPLVLDADALNLLAIHDDMQELTKSRKGSTILTPHSAEAARLLSSTTHDIQQERVHSATLIAQRLNCLVVLKGAGSICATPKGEWFVNPTGNPGMSSAGMGDVLSGMIAALIAQRLTPQSALLLAVYLHGAAADDWVEQGVGPIGLTATEVADAARMLLNRWIYSPVA